A stretch of the Luteimonas sp. JM171 genome encodes the following:
- a CDS encoding SDR family NAD(P)-dependent oxidoreductase: MNAPAVNPAEAGSGQDTRPLAGRVVLVVGAHGGLGREASLACAAAGARLVLLGRKVPKLKRLDDAIARAGGEAVLYPLDLEGAGPDDYAQMAGRIHDAFGRLDGLLHCAADMPGLTPLEYTDPAAFARAIHVNLTARWWLTQACLPRLREASDSAVVFTLDDPSRTSQAFWGGYGVAQGAQEALVPMLHAELANTPVRVSALRLRPMRTPLRARAYVEREDPDAIAPAAYAAACVQLLSPAGASRRGTIWAPAIEAEPLVPLPHAGA; this comes from the coding sequence ATGAATGCCCCGGCAGTGAATCCGGCCGAAGCAGGCTCCGGCCAGGACACGCGCCCGCTGGCCGGTCGCGTGGTCCTGGTGGTGGGCGCGCACGGTGGCCTTGGCCGGGAGGCATCGCTGGCCTGCGCCGCGGCGGGCGCCCGGCTGGTGCTGCTTGGCCGCAAGGTGCCCAAGCTCAAGCGCCTGGATGACGCGATTGCCCGTGCCGGGGGCGAGGCCGTCCTGTACCCGCTCGACCTGGAGGGCGCAGGTCCGGACGATTACGCGCAGATGGCCGGACGCATCCACGACGCCTTTGGCCGCCTGGATGGCCTGCTCCACTGCGCCGCCGACATGCCGGGGCTCACGCCGCTGGAGTACACCGATCCCGCCGCGTTCGCCCGGGCCATTCACGTGAACCTGACGGCGCGCTGGTGGCTCACCCAGGCCTGCCTGCCGCGGCTGCGCGAGGCATCGGATTCAGCGGTGGTGTTCACCCTGGACGATCCGTCGCGCACTTCCCAGGCGTTCTGGGGGGGCTACGGGGTGGCGCAAGGCGCGCAGGAGGCGCTGGTGCCGATGCTGCACGCCGAACTCGCCAACACCCCGGTCCGGGTGAGCGCGCTGCGGCTGCGGCCAATGCGCACCCCGCTGCGGGCCAGGGCGTACGTGGAGCGGGAGGATCCGGACGCGATCGCGCCAGCCGCCTACGCGGCCGCGTGCGTGCAGCTGCTGTCGCCGGCAGGCGCGTCGCGCCGCGGCACGATCTGGGCTCCCGCGATCGAAGCGGAGCCGCTCGTGCCGCTTCCCCACGCCGGTGCCTGA
- a CDS encoding 5-(carboxyamino)imidazole ribonucleotide synthase, with amino-acid sequence MSTVGILGGGQLARMLVLAGTPLGLRFKVLDPSADACAGHVAPLLQGAYDDLAILDELGAGVDAATFDFENVPADAARHLAAATQVLPNPGALGAAQDRLAEKSLFRELGIPVPAFEDVATREGLDAAIGKVGLPCILKTRRLGYDGKGQFRIRDASEAEAAWEALGAQAGTVGLILEAFVPFERELSVVAVRGRDGEFRTWPLTWNWHVDGVLSASLAPAPAVAPALARDAFAHARRLAEALDYVGVFALELFCRGDQLLANEMAPRVHNSGHWTIEGAQASQFENHLRAVLGLPLGATDAIGHACMLNWIGDMPDPRPVLGEPGGHWHDYGKQSGPGRKVGHATVRADDAGTLAAALERIGRALGREAQVAPVLEALRLAASPG; translated from the coding sequence ATGAGCACCGTCGGGATCCTCGGGGGCGGCCAGCTGGCCCGGATGCTGGTGCTGGCGGGCACGCCGCTGGGGCTGCGCTTCAAGGTGCTCGATCCTTCCGCGGATGCCTGCGCCGGCCACGTGGCGCCGCTGCTGCAGGGCGCGTACGACGACCTCGCCATCCTCGACGAGCTCGGCGCGGGGGTGGACGCGGCGACATTCGATTTCGAGAACGTGCCGGCCGATGCGGCCCGCCACCTGGCCGCTGCCACGCAGGTGCTGCCGAACCCCGGCGCCCTGGGCGCCGCGCAGGACCGGCTGGCGGAGAAATCCCTGTTCCGGGAGCTGGGCATCCCGGTGCCGGCATTCGAGGACGTGGCGACCCGCGAAGGACTCGATGCGGCCATCGGCAAGGTGGGCCTGCCGTGCATCCTCAAGACCCGGCGCCTGGGTTACGACGGCAAGGGCCAGTTCCGCATCCGCGACGCATCCGAGGCCGAAGCCGCCTGGGAAGCGCTTGGCGCGCAGGCGGGGACGGTGGGCCTGATCCTGGAGGCGTTCGTGCCGTTCGAGCGCGAGCTGAGCGTGGTGGCGGTGCGCGGGCGCGATGGCGAATTCCGGACCTGGCCCCTGACCTGGAACTGGCACGTGGACGGCGTGCTGTCCGCCAGCCTCGCGCCGGCGCCCGCGGTGGCGCCCGCGCTTGCGCGCGACGCGTTTGCCCACGCCCGGCGCCTGGCGGAGGCGCTCGACTATGTCGGGGTGTTCGCGCTCGAACTGTTCTGCCGCGGCGACCAACTGCTGGCGAACGAGATGGCCCCGCGCGTGCACAACTCCGGGCATTGGACCATCGAGGGCGCGCAGGCCTCGCAGTTCGAGAACCACCTGCGTGCCGTGCTGGGTCTGCCGCTGGGTGCGACCGATGCGATCGGCCACGCCTGCATGCTCAACTGGATCGGCGACATGCCCGATCCCAGGCCCGTGCTGGGTGAACCCGGTGGCCATTGGCACGATTACGGCAAGCAGTCAGGGCCTGGCCGCAAGGTCGGCCACGCAACCGTGCGCGCCGATGACGCCGGCACCCTCGCCGCTGCCCTGGAGCGGATCGGCCGGGCCCTGGGCCGGGAGGCCCAGGTTGCCCCGGTGCTGGAAGCGCTGCGCCTGGCCGCGTCGCCAGGGTAG
- a CDS encoding Fe-Mn family superoxide dismutase — protein sequence MTIELPPLPYDRAALEPHLSAGAVDMHRGVQNAHIERLQGLVADGPFAQMTLEDIARKAQGSIAECAAQAWACALYWEQLRPAAAGGGGEPGGRLAEALGAGFGSVEEFRARFAQSALRRFGPGWTWLLQRPDGRLAVAVTPQSTTPLTGPDRALLACSLWEHAYVLDYRENRDKYLAAFWQLVDWDVVASRMIPAKAPAPAA from the coding sequence GTGACGATCGAACTGCCGCCACTGCCCTACGACCGCGCCGCGCTGGAACCGCACCTGTCCGCCGGCGCGGTGGACATGCATCGTGGCGTGCAGAATGCGCACATCGAGCGCCTGCAGGGCCTGGTGGCCGATGGACCGTTTGCCCAGATGACCCTGGAGGACATCGCCCGCAAGGCGCAGGGCTCGATCGCCGAATGCGCCGCACAGGCGTGGGCCTGTGCACTGTACTGGGAACAGCTCCGGCCTGCGGCCGCGGGCGGCGGCGGTGAGCCGGGCGGCAGGCTGGCAGAGGCCCTGGGCGCGGGATTCGGCAGCGTGGAGGAGTTCCGCGCGCGTTTCGCGCAATCAGCGCTGCGCCGTTTCGGACCCGGCTGGACCTGGCTCCTGCAGCGTCCGGACGGCCGCCTTGCCGTTGCCGTTACCCCGCAGTCGACGACGCCGCTCACCGGCCCCGACCGGGCCCTGCTCGCCTGCAGCCTTTGGGAGCACGCCTATGTACTGGACTACCGCGAGAACCGGGACAAGTACCTGGCCGCGTTCTGGCAGCTGGTGGACTGGGACGTCGTGGCGTCGCGCATGATCCCGGCAAAGGCGCCGGCGCCGGCCGCATAA
- the grxD gene encoding Grx4 family monothiol glutaredoxin, giving the protein MTVMQKIRDEVEKHPIVLFMKGTPQFPMCGFSARAVQALQDAGVEDLHTVNVMEDPEVRANLPRYSNWPTFPQLFLHGELIGGSDITLELLESGELARMVAEAGRE; this is encoded by the coding sequence ATGACCGTCATGCAGAAGATCCGGGACGAAGTGGAAAAACACCCGATCGTGCTGTTCATGAAGGGAACACCGCAGTTCCCGATGTGCGGCTTCTCCGCGCGCGCGGTGCAGGCCCTGCAGGACGCCGGGGTGGAAGACCTGCACACCGTGAACGTGATGGAGGATCCGGAGGTCCGGGCCAACCTGCCGCGCTACTCCAATTGGCCGACCTTCCCGCAGCTGTTCCTGCACGGCGAGTTGATCGGCGGCTCCGACATCACCCTGGAATTGCTCGAGTCCGGGGAGCTTGCGCGGATGGTGGCGGAGGCCGGCAGGGAATGA